CCATAAAAGGGTTCTTCATCCTCAATCATTTCATATTGGGCCAACTCTAGAGCTTTTTGAATGTATTCTAAAATCATGAGCTTTTCATTCCTGTCAAGATTGGCTTAAACAACTCAATCGTTAACCAGACAGATTATACCATACAAGGAAAATTCAAATGAAACGTGTTTTAAAATGGATTGGCATTGTGGCAGGTGGCTTGTTGGGATTAATCATTCTGCTGGTGGTGGGCGTTTACGCCGTCAGCGCCAGCCGGTTGAACAAGACGTATGAGGTCACGGCCGTTTTCAACCTCAACGTCCCCAATGATCCCGAAAGTATCGCCGCTGGCGAAAAATTGTTTGTCATCTACTGTGAGAGCTGTCATGGGGCCAACCTGGCTGGGGATCTCTTCTCGGATGATCCCGCCTTTGGGCAAATCTACAGCGCCAATCTGACGGCGGGCGAAAATGGCATCGGCCGCAGCCACAGCGACGAAGAGATTGCCCGGGCGATCTGGTATGGCGTGAAGCCAGATGGTTCACCCACTGTCGGGATGCCTTCCGAATTTCATCAGGCCATCCATATCGGCGATATGGAAAAATTGATCGCCTATATGCGCAGTGTGCCCCCGGTAGATACCGACTATCCGCACCCCAGCTATGGCCCCATGATGCGCGTCATGCACACGACGAAGCTGTTTCCCCTTGTCACTGTCGAAAATGTGGATACCAGCCAGCCGCCCCTTGCGCCCATATCACCAGAAGAAACGCTGGCTTATGGCAAATACCTGGCCGCCTTTTGTGCCGCCTGCCATATGCCTGATTTTGCGGGCAGCGAGATGTTTGGCTCGCCCAACATTACGCCGGCGGCTATCAGCGCCTGGACCGAGGCGGAGTTTTTGCGGGCGGTGACAGAAGGGGTGCGGCCGGATGGCACGCTGCTTAACCCGGAAGAGATGCCCTGGGAATCATTCGGCCGTTACACAGATGAGGAACTGCGGGCGCTATGGGCCTATATGCAAACCGTTGCGCCGGTGGCGGCCAGATAACGGCCGTTTTTACCGCCGTTAAGGGGACTTGCGCCCTGGTTTATAATGGTGGAACCGGGTGGGGCCAAAACAATTGCGCTCGATTGCTTTCAAGCGAAGGAAAAGATTGTCCATGGTCCCATCCATAACCAGTCCGACGGGTGATCCGTGCAAACGGTTGAAACAAAAGCTCCTGCTGCGTTTGCTGAGATTCAATCTAACGTTTCTTTTGGTCCTGATGAGCTTCCTGCTGTTGACGACTGCCGACGCCGCAGCGCAAATGAGCGGGAACAGCCCGGCCATTGATGCCTTCATGCAGGAGCGCATGGACAGTCTGAACATCCCCGGCGCGGCTTTGGCGGTTGTACGGGAGGGCGAGATTGTCCATCTGGCAGGCTACGGCGTCGCCAACGAAGCGGGCGACCCGGTGACGCCGCAGACGCCGTTATTGCTGGCTTCACTGAGTAAACCGGTAACGGCCGTTGCCGTCATGCAGCTTGTCGAAGCGGGGCAAATCGAGTTGGACGCGCCCATTCAACAGTACCTGCCCTGGCTCCTGCCCGATACACCCATCGCCGTGCGCCAACTGCTGCACCAGACCAGCGGCCTGGATGAAACGCAGGGCTACCGCCGCAACCTGGAGCCAGACGCCCCCGACGCGCTGGCGGCCAGCATCCGGCAGTTGGCCGATACCGAACTAAACAACCCACCCGGCACGGCGTTTGAATATTCCAACAGCAATTACGACATCCTGGGATTACTGATTGAAACAGTGACCGGCCAATCCTATGGCGACTACATTCAGGCCAACATCTTTGGCCCACTGGAGATGAGCAGCTCGTTCACCTCATTAGAAACGGCCCGCGCCGCCGGGATGAGCAACGCTTTTTACCCTTTTTTGGGGCGGCAAACCAGCTTTGATGATCAGATGCCCTACACGCGGGCTGTGCAGCCCTCGGCCGGGCTGATTGGCAGCGCGGAAGATATGGCTCATTTTGTGCTGGCGCAGTTGCAAAACGGCCGTTACCAGACCACCCAACTCCTTTCCCCCGCAAGCGTGGCCGCACTGCACACGCCCGATCCCGCCACCGGCCCGGATGTCCAGTATGCGATGGGCTGGGCCGTCTGGCCGTTTGCCGACGCCGCCTTGCCCGGCGACGAACCCCCAACCGCCCTCTCGCACGGCGGCGAATGGTTGGGATTCAGCAATCTCATCCTCTTCATTCCTGCATATGATGTGGGCGTGGTGCTGCTGATGAGCGGCCCTGGCCCTAACAACGGCTCCGCTTTCAGCAACATCGCCTTTGACGTGGCGCTGCTGGCGTTGGGGCTGGAGGCGCAGCATTATCCGCCGCAAGAAGATTGGCTGACGCAGAATTTACGACCGTTAAGCATTGGCCTCATTTTGCTTTTGCTCATCAGTGGGGTGGCTGCCATTCGACGACTACGCGGCGCAGCCTTGACCCGCCGCGCTGGCTGGTTCTTCGTGGCGCTGGCGCTGATTGACCTGGCGCTGGTCGGCTACTTGCTCTTTATCCGCCTGCCCGCCGCCAAATCCAATGTGCCGCTGACCCTGCGCTTTGAACCCGACCTGGGGCTGCTGCTGCTGGTTATTCTGCTGTTGACGCTCGGATGGGGGTTGCTTCGTTCATTGTGGGCCGTGTGGCGCTGGCGGGCCAGCAATTGACAGCACTAAAAAACAAGGAGAGATGGTAAACTGTGCCCTATGACTGACCAACTCATCACCAATCTGGAACAAGTGACAAATGAATGGCTAACGGCCGTTCTCACCCACAGCGGCGCACTCACTCAGGGCAGCGTGGCCGGGTTTGACATAGCCGACGGCCGTGGCAACTGGTCTACCAGCGGCTCGCTGCAATTGCATTACAGCCCGGACGCGCAGGGGGAACGGCCGTCGCGCCTCTTCCTCAAAATGGTGGACGCCGATACCGGCGACGGTGAATTTTTTGGTTCGTCCGAAGTGGATTATTACCTGCGCGATTACGTGGACGTGCCGGATGCACCGCTGCTGCGTTGTTACGACGGCCGTTACTCCCCCACTATTCATCGCTACCATCTGCTGCTCGAAGACATTTCCGCAACGCATACAATTGCCTGCGATAAACCGCCCACCCTGGCATATGGCCTGGCGCTGGCTGAGGCGTTCGCCATTCTGCACGGCCGTTGGTGGGGCGCAGAACGGCTGGCCGAAGCCAACGCCCCGCTGCACGACGCCGCTCACATCCGCCGCTGGGTGGCCATTGGCGAGCCGGGGGTTGAGCATATCGTCGGGCGGGTTGCCAGCGAACTGCAACCCCACTGGCCCGCTGCCATTCGCGACATCTTCGCCCACCACCCGCAGGCGATGATCCGCCGCAGCCAGGACGCCAACGGCTTTACCCTCTTTCACGGCGACGCCGGTTGTTACAATATTATGGTGCCGCGAGAGGGGGAACGGCCATTGTACCTGATAGACCGCCAACCGTTCGACTGGAGCCTGACCACCTGGCTGGGCGTGTACGATCTGGCCTACGCCATTGCCCTGGAGTGGGATGTGGAAGCACGCCGCCAATGGGAACGGCCTATCTTGCGTCATTACCACGAAACACTCATACAGCGCGGCGTGCAGGGCTACGTCTGGGAGCAGTTGTGGGACGATTACCGCCTCTGTGTAGCCATGGGCGTTTACATTGCCGTGGAGTATTGTCGCGGCCGGTACAACCCGGAGACGCAGTGGGTCTGGCTGCCCATGCTGCAAAAAGCGCTCACCGCCTGCGACGATCTTAACAGTGCTGAACTTTGGGCTGGGTTATGAAATGGGCTGCGCCAACAGATCACGCAGGGGCATACCGTCCCGCTGTACTTCACGCCACAGCGTATCCCGGTGGGCCATCATGGCCTCCCAGCGCCCTTTTTCATAGAGGTGGGTATTGAACAAAACATCGTACTCTAATGAACAATCAGCCGCCACACTTCGCACCAACCAACGGCTATCCGCATTAAGATGACGCAGAACGACAAGTAAATCTATATCTGAATCAGGGTGGAAATCGCCGCGAGCTTTGGAACCAAACAGAACCATATCAACCAGATTGCGACCTAACATCTCAGACAGGGTCAGGCACAGTTTCAAGATAGCCTGCTTTTCATTGGTTTGTAAGTGCTCGGGTAAATCAATCATATTGAATCCCTGTCTCCTGCAAAGCCCGCTCCATGCGCTCTAGAAAAATGGTGGCGTTTTCCAGGTGGCGGCTGGCGCTTTCATAATCAAGTGGCTCCAGGTCATAATCACCGGCATGACGTTCATCCATTGCCGCGCCGAAAAAACGGCTAAATTCTGGTTCGATGAGACCGGTTTTAACAAAGTGTTGGCGAAAGGCGGCGATGACACCGGAATGTTTGCTCCGTTCCAGCCCTTTGCTGGCGAGCAAGGCATTAGCCGCATAAAAAATGGCATAATAGGCGCGGTTCACCGCTGTTATATAATCTTCATGCGCCAACAC
Above is a genomic segment from Candidatus Leptovillus gracilis containing:
- a CDS encoding beta-lactamase family protein, whose amino-acid sequence is MVPSITSPTGDPCKRLKQKLLLRLLRFNLTFLLVLMSFLLLTTADAAAQMSGNSPAIDAFMQERMDSLNIPGAALAVVREGEIVHLAGYGVANEAGDPVTPQTPLLLASLSKPVTAVAVMQLVEAGQIELDAPIQQYLPWLLPDTPIAVRQLLHQTSGLDETQGYRRNLEPDAPDALAASIRQLADTELNNPPGTAFEYSNSNYDILGLLIETVTGQSYGDYIQANIFGPLEMSSSFTSLETARAAGMSNAFYPFLGRQTSFDDQMPYTRAVQPSAGLIGSAEDMAHFVLAQLQNGRYQTTQLLSPASVAALHTPDPATGPDVQYAMGWAVWPFADAALPGDEPPTALSHGGEWLGFSNLILFIPAYDVGVVLLMSGPGPNNGSAFSNIAFDVALLALGLEAQHYPPQEDWLTQNLRPLSIGLILLLLISGVAAIRRLRGAALTRRAGWFFVALALIDLALVGYLLFIRLPAAKSNVPLTLRFEPDLGLLLLVILLLTLGWGLLRSLWAVWRWRASN
- a CDS encoding cytochrome c, with translation MKRVLKWIGIVAGGLLGLIILLVVGVYAVSASRLNKTYEVTAVFNLNVPNDPESIAAGEKLFVIYCESCHGANLAGDLFSDDPAFGQIYSANLTAGENGIGRSHSDEEIARAIWYGVKPDGSPTVGMPSEFHQAIHIGDMEKLIAYMRSVPPVDTDYPHPSYGPMMRVMHTTKLFPLVTVENVDTSQPPLAPISPEETLAYGKYLAAFCAACHMPDFAGSEMFGSPNITPAAISAWTEAEFLRAVTEGVRPDGTLLNPEEMPWESFGRYTDEELRALWAYMQTVAPVAAR
- a CDS encoding nucleotidyltransferase domain-containing protein, which produces MIDLPEHLQTNEKQAILKLCLTLSEMLGRNLVDMVLFGSKARGDFHPDSDIDLLVVLRHLNADSRWLVRSVAADCSLEYDVLFNTHLYEKGRWEAMMAHRDTLWREVQRDGMPLRDLLAQPIS
- a CDS encoding HEPN domain-containing protein, producing MSVGSEIQEKIGKYIAHARQAIATGKLVLAHEDYITAVNRAYYAIFYAANALLASKGLERSKHSGVIAAFRQHFVKTGLIEPEFSRFFGAAMDERHAGDYDLEPLDYESASRHLENATIFLERMERALQETGIQYD